The following proteins come from a genomic window of Ictidomys tridecemlineatus isolate mIctTri1 chromosome 9, mIctTri1.hap1, whole genome shotgun sequence:
- the LOC144366978 gene encoding uncharacterized protein LOC144366978: protein MAASGLAPRPPPGPPGSWRPPSDLAASHPRRRPAARSGGQGPLRAAAAEGAAAGAARPGRGSRARRRPRPRASRPPPPPPGRRRPQKPREKCAPLIGCRLAAPADRAFQIRAGAARGGRRRAGRAVGPTTGRERVGRRARARPRPAPAAAPAPPARGRCLFRGHGESGALTSRRPSRARPRRPAWARTAGARRQPAGVGGTSGLAGTWPSGLRASHGPGQSPASPSCAEAP, encoded by the exons ATGGCC GCCTCCGGCCTCGCTCCCCGCCCGCCGCCCGGCCCGCCTGGCAGTTGGCGGCCGCCCAGTGACCTGGCTGCGTCGCATCCTCGGCGGCGTCCGGCGGCGCGGTCCGGCGGGCAAGGGCCGCTGAGGGCAGCGGCGGCCGAGGGGGCGGCGGCGGGCGCAGCGCGGCCAGGCCGAGGCTCTCGCGCGCGGCGCCGACCCCGCCCCCGCGCCtcccgcccgccgccgccgccgccgggccGCCGCCGCCCCCAGAAGCCGCGGGAAAAGTGCGCGCCGCTGATTGGCTGCCGCCTCGCGGCGCCCGCGGACCGGGCTTTTCAAATCCGCGCCGGGGCCGCGCGCGGCGGGAGGCGGCGGGCGGGGCGCGCGGTGGGGCCGACGACGGGCCGCGAGCGGGTGGGGCGCCGGGCGCgcgcccgcccccgccccgctCCCGCTGCCGCTCCTGCTCCTCCGGCGCGCGGGCGGTGCCTGTTCCGCGGCCACGGCGAGTCCGGCGCGCTGACGTCACGCCGCCCCTCGCGCGCGCGGCCACGGCGCCCTGCGTGGGCGCGGACGGCGGGCGCGCGGCGCCAGCCCGCGGGCGTGGGGGGAACGTCCGGGCTTGCGGGGACTTGGCCCAGCGGTCTCCGAGCGAGTCACGGACCTGGGCAGAGTCCTGCTAGCCCGTCCTGCGCGGAGGCCCCTTGA